From one Candidatus Zixiibacteriota bacterium genomic stretch:
- a CDS encoding cyclic nucleotide-binding domain-containing protein has translation MLTVIEKVIFLQNVDVFADVPTEHLAYLAAIADEVEYHAGETVYKEHGPSDALYLVLDGSVRLERDGREITVAGPRQAFGVWALFDEQPRVAGAVAVDNCHLLRINRDDFVDLLADHVQITQGVLKALAGRLRGLVDRVAVEGAPRH, from the coding sequence ATGCTGACCGTGATCGAGAAGGTGATTTTCCTGCAAAATGTCGACGTGTTCGCCGATGTGCCGACCGAGCATCTCGCCTATCTGGCCGCGATTGCCGACGAAGTCGAATATCATGCGGGGGAGACAGTCTACAAGGAGCACGGACCGTCGGACGCGCTGTACCTGGTTCTGGACGGATCGGTGCGTCTGGAACGCGACGGGCGGGAGATTACGGTGGCCGGTCCGAGGCAGGCATTCGGTGTGTGGGCGCTGTTCGACGAGCAACCGCGTGTGGCGGGGGCCGTGGCAGTGGACAATTGTCATCTGCTAAGGATCAATCGCGACGACTTCGTGGATTTGCTGGCCGACCACGTCCAGATCACCCAAGGCGTGCTCAAGGCGCTGGCCGGCCGCCTTCGCGGACTGGTAGACCGTGTCGCGGTTGAAGGCGCCCCACGTCACTGA
- a CDS encoding Npt1/Npt2 family nucleotide transporter, whose translation MKRFLRSFADIRRGEIGISMLMLANIIAIMVTYYFLKPARDSLFLTKVDVERLPWVFILTALVSAPVVSMYSRAGRRLKLHQLINATLLLIIGFLVFFYFFIKLPYPWVPYAFYVWVSIYGALTTSQVWLLANGVFTASQAKRIFPVLGLGAIVGAWLGGELTSLLLHQFKQLDLGLENLLLFCAGFLLVSILLTNIVHGRRRAELEEQSRPSRDSERRESMLDLYREIARSRHLLLMVGIISIAMIVASIVDWQFKAIAKMSFDSPQELGAFFGTFYGRLSLVSLLLQLFFSYGILRRLGVGGIILFLPVGLLIGSTAMLLSAGLTAAVMLRGADGSLRYSLDKTGRELLFLPIPLDVKKKTKVFIDVLVDRWFRGVAGALLLFLIWLFGFKGADPATEMWKFSLVVAGLLVVWIGMSLLMRREYVNTFRSALQRRAIDPGEIRINIAEASTMRALLSSLSSHNDREISYALDMLASVRDKSLVQHVLPLVQHRDAEVRFRALKVLQLNGDASLIVPIKPAIVDSDPLVRREAFHILYLFDRDRQGLVRDYLGHEDPHLQCTALTCVAEYGTAGEKELITPGLIGSLLAREREPVEIRLQVARSLGALGHMRFRGYVQQLLGDESPAVRCEALAAVGRMRDRELVSHLIGQLAVQPMRATARAALVNYGSAILGTLYDYLVDPTVDFAVRRHIPRVIAGISEQESVDGLTAAMRKVGPRMKYYVVKGLNHLRVKSPHLAFDTRAVDDALLDETRSYYEILQVLRCNDGEPDTPASALLKRALVEKQDANLERIFRLLGLEYPPNDIYSAYLGIVSRKKALRASAVEFLDNLLRTDLKRMLLPIVDEDSVDSIIRRGREVTGTVITTRDEAMEYLIEGQDTWLRACAIYAAGPNVAQPVQDKINAACDDTDPVVKQTALLVSRQ comes from the coding sequence ATGAAACGGTTCCTTCGGTCATTCGCCGATATACGTCGCGGTGAGATCGGGATCAGCATGCTTATGCTGGCGAATATCATCGCCATCATGGTCACATACTACTTTTTGAAGCCGGCGCGTGACTCGCTGTTTCTGACCAAGGTGGACGTCGAACGACTTCCCTGGGTGTTTATCCTGACGGCGCTGGTGTCGGCGCCGGTTGTGTCGATGTACTCGCGCGCCGGACGGCGGCTGAAGCTGCATCAGCTCATCAACGCAACGCTGCTGCTGATTATCGGCTTTTTGGTCTTTTTCTACTTTTTCATCAAGCTGCCGTATCCGTGGGTTCCGTACGCGTTTTATGTCTGGGTATCGATATACGGCGCCCTGACTACATCGCAAGTCTGGCTTCTTGCCAACGGTGTGTTTACCGCATCGCAGGCCAAGCGAATATTCCCCGTGCTCGGCCTGGGCGCCATAGTCGGCGCATGGCTGGGCGGTGAACTGACCAGCCTGCTGCTGCACCAGTTCAAGCAGCTCGATCTGGGACTGGAGAACCTGTTACTGTTCTGTGCCGGTTTTCTGCTGGTCAGTATCCTGCTCACGAACATAGTTCATGGTCGTCGTCGCGCCGAGCTCGAAGAGCAATCTCGGCCGTCGCGCGACAGCGAACGCCGGGAAAGCATGCTCGATCTCTATCGAGAGATTGCGCGCTCGCGGCATCTGCTCCTGATGGTCGGCATTATATCGATTGCCATGATCGTCGCATCAATCGTGGACTGGCAATTCAAGGCTATCGCGAAAATGTCGTTCGACTCCCCGCAGGAACTGGGGGCGTTTTTCGGGACCTTCTACGGCCGGTTGTCGCTGGTGTCGCTGTTGCTGCAATTGTTTTTCAGCTACGGGATACTCCGGCGGCTGGGCGTCGGCGGAATCATACTCTTTCTGCCGGTGGGCTTACTGATTGGGTCGACGGCCATGCTTTTGTCGGCGGGACTGACGGCGGCCGTCATGCTCCGGGGCGCCGACGGCTCGCTGCGCTATTCGCTCGACAAGACCGGACGGGAACTGCTCTTTTTGCCGATCCCGCTCGACGTCAAGAAAAAGACCAAGGTGTTCATCGACGTGTTGGTCGACCGGTGGTTCCGGGGCGTCGCGGGTGCACTGCTGCTGTTTCTCATCTGGCTGTTCGGGTTCAAGGGGGCGGACCCCGCGACTGAAATGTGGAAGTTCAGCCTGGTGGTGGCGGGGCTGCTTGTCGTGTGGATCGGCATGTCGCTGCTGATGCGTCGGGAGTACGTCAACACCTTCCGTTCGGCGCTGCAGCGCAGGGCGATCGACCCTGGAGAGATTCGTATCAACATCGCCGAAGCCTCGACCATGCGGGCGCTGTTGTCGTCGCTGTCGTCGCACAACGACAGAGAGATTTCGTACGCGCTGGACATGCTGGCGTCGGTTCGAGACAAATCGCTGGTGCAACACGTCCTGCCGCTTGTCCAGCATCGTGACGCCGAAGTCCGCTTCCGCGCCCTGAAGGTGCTGCAGCTGAACGGCGATGCGTCGCTGATCGTACCGATCAAGCCGGCGATTGTCGACAGCGATCCGCTGGTTCGACGTGAGGCGTTTCATATCCTTTACCTGTTTGACCGGGATCGGCAGGGACTCGTGCGCGACTACCTCGGGCACGAGGACCCGCACCTGCAGTGTACGGCCCTCACCTGTGTCGCGGAATACGGGACGGCCGGGGAAAAGGAACTGATCACCCCCGGGCTGATCGGCAGTCTGCTTGCCCGGGAGCGTGAACCGGTGGAGATCAGGCTGCAGGTGGCCCGGTCGCTCGGAGCGCTCGGCCACATGCGCTTTCGCGGGTACGTGCAGCAGCTGCTTGGCGATGAATCCCCCGCGGTCCGGTGCGAGGCCCTCGCCGCGGTCGGTCGAATGCGCGACCGCGAACTGGTGTCTCATTTGATCGGCCAACTGGCCGTGCAGCCGATGCGCGCGACTGCCCGCGCGGCGCTGGTCAACTACGGTTCCGCAATCCTCGGCACATTGTACGATTACCTTGTAGACCCCACCGTGGATTTTGCGGTCAGGCGACACATACCCCGGGTGATCGCGGGTATTTCGGAACAGGAGTCGGTCGACGGGCTTACCGCGGCGATGAGAAAAGTCGGCCCACGGATGAAGTACTATGTCGTCAAGGGCCTGAACCATTTGCGCGTCAAAAGTCCCCACCTGGCGTTCGACACGAGGGCGGTTGATGACGCCCTGCTCGACGAGACAAGGTCGTACTATGAGATACTGCAGGTGCTGCGATGCAACGACGGTGAGCCGGACACGCCCGCCAGTGCCCTGTTGAAGCGCGCACTCGTCGAGAAGCAGGACGCCAATCTCGAACGGATCTTTCGCCTGCTCGGGCTGGAGTACCCGCCGAATGATATCTACAGCGCGTACCTCGGCATCGTCAGCCGGAAGAAAGCTCTTCGAGCCAGTGCCGTCGAATTTCTTGACAATCTTCTGCGGACAGACCTCAAGCGCATGCTGTTGCCGATTGTCGACGAGGATTCGGTCGATTCGATTATTCGACGCGGGCGCGAGGTCACGGGCACAGTGATTACGACACGCGATGAGGCTATGGAATATCTGATTGAAGGACAGGACACGTGGCTTCGCGCCTGCGCGATATATGCGGCGGGGCCGAACGTCGCTCAGCCGGTTCAAGACAAGATCAACGCCGCCTGCGACGACACCGACCCGGTCGTAAAGCAGACCGCCCTCCTGGTGAGCAGGCAGTGA
- a CDS encoding ATP-binding protein, translating into MMDAAHGNKPPRNGGIRMALMLAAVWLLSAGGAGAEVLDGSTRIEQAGFVGPDRICDLSGAWRYHAGDNAVWASPDHDDRSWARVSTALAREIVSDSLWPGIGWFRLHLEVDSALVGVPLGLMLQQAGAADIYLNGKLLFRFGTVGATQFTEVNDIRTWSQPHTFSFDRPGDNVLAVRYSNHRWYQMVIWGGAAGFLVQIGEADGMIGGYASRLLSGGRHQAFFVAFALALALVHLLLYLAHRPSRQNLFYALLAVSLAGICYFPSQLTLLSGYMPFAVHMLAFKISLLMSAVAGPLLLYAVFYLQMPRFATAVAVVGVALMAVAWWLPLEWVYALTFAGLGESLRVVVLAILRRRPFAWLIGVGYILFVAAAAYQMLPELPVFMPYIRSSDYPFYMWGILALLVSMSTYLVRAAVVERDNLSCKLQELEEKSAAAIEQRCRAQKVELEEKLAETEQKHRQRELDRQRALENAHEELARIEKTLRDTQAQLVQSEKLASLGSLVAGIAHELNTPIGAVNSMHHTLMRAFANIREALAPVNRKKPESETVLQRNFEAIDNAIRVIGSGTERVTDIVRRLRNFARLDDADLKTVDIHEGLEDTLTLIHHEIKHHVTIVRQFGDLPHIACYPAQLNQVFLNLLNNARQAIVGDGTITIRTESLGDKIRIAIADTGTGIKPEHLSRIFEPGFTTKGVGIGTGLGLSICRSIIEKHHGTMEVHSEIGRGTTFTITLPTDLDTRIG; encoded by the coding sequence ATGATGGATGCCGCCCACGGCAACAAGCCGCCCCGCAACGGCGGAATACGCATGGCGCTGATGCTGGCAGCCGTATGGTTATTGTCGGCGGGCGGCGCCGGTGCAGAGGTTCTCGACGGATCGACACGAATTGAACAGGCCGGTTTTGTCGGTCCGGATCGCATTTGCGATCTATCCGGGGCGTGGCGATACCATGCGGGTGACAATGCCGTATGGGCGAGCCCGGATCATGACGACCGTTCGTGGGCCCGCGTAAGCACTGCGCTCGCCCGCGAAATTGTCAGCGATTCGCTCTGGCCGGGTATCGGCTGGTTTCGTCTCCATCTGGAAGTGGATTCTGCGCTGGTCGGCGTGCCGCTGGGCCTGATGCTGCAGCAGGCGGGTGCGGCCGATATCTACCTGAACGGCAAGCTGCTGTTTCGATTCGGGACCGTGGGCGCAACGCAGTTCACCGAAGTTAACGACATTCGCACGTGGTCTCAGCCGCACACGTTTTCGTTCGACCGGCCGGGCGACAACGTCCTTGCGGTACGCTACTCGAATCATCGCTGGTACCAGATGGTCATCTGGGGGGGCGCGGCCGGGTTCCTCGTTCAGATAGGGGAGGCCGACGGCATGATCGGCGGTTACGCGTCCCGTTTGTTGTCGGGCGGGCGACACCAGGCGTTTTTCGTGGCGTTCGCGCTGGCCCTGGCGCTGGTACACCTCCTGCTGTATCTGGCTCACCGTCCGTCGAGGCAAAACCTCTTTTATGCGCTGTTGGCTGTCAGCCTTGCGGGAATATGTTACTTCCCGTCGCAGTTGACGCTGCTGTCCGGATATATGCCGTTCGCCGTGCATATGCTTGCATTCAAAATATCCCTGCTGATGAGTGCGGTTGCTGGTCCGCTGCTGCTCTACGCGGTCTTCTACCTGCAGATGCCTCGATTCGCGACGGCCGTGGCCGTAGTGGGTGTGGCCTTGATGGCCGTCGCATGGTGGCTGCCGCTGGAGTGGGTGTACGCGCTTACGTTTGCGGGACTCGGCGAGTCGCTTCGGGTGGTGGTACTGGCCATCCTTCGCCGAAGACCGTTCGCCTGGCTGATAGGTGTCGGCTATATACTGTTTGTCGCGGCCGCCGCGTACCAGATGCTGCCGGAATTACCCGTGTTTATGCCGTACATCCGGTCGTCTGATTATCCCTTCTACATGTGGGGTATACTTGCTCTGCTGGTTTCGATGTCCACTTACCTCGTTCGGGCCGCCGTTGTCGAACGCGATAATCTCTCTTGTAAGCTTCAGGAGTTGGAGGAGAAGTCGGCCGCGGCCATAGAACAGCGATGCCGGGCGCAGAAAGTGGAACTGGAAGAGAAACTTGCCGAGACGGAACAGAAGCACCGGCAACGCGAGCTGGACCGGCAGCGCGCTTTAGAGAACGCGCATGAAGAGCTGGCCCGAATCGAGAAGACGCTTCGCGACACGCAGGCGCAGCTGGTGCAGTCGGAGAAGCTGGCGTCGCTCGGGTCGCTGGTCGCGGGGATCGCGCACGAACTCAATACCCCGATCGGTGCCGTCAACAGCATGCACCACACGCTCATGCGGGCGTTCGCCAATATCCGCGAGGCGCTCGCGCCCGTGAACCGAAAAAAGCCGGAAAGCGAAACCGTTTTACAGCGCAACTTTGAAGCTATCGACAACGCCATCCGCGTGATCGGCAGCGGCACCGAGCGGGTCACCGATATCGTGCGGCGGCTGCGCAATTTCGCCCGGCTCGACGACGCCGATCTGAAGACCGTCGACATACACGAAGGGCTCGAAGACACCCTTACCCTGATACACCATGAGATTAAACACCATGTCACGATCGTGCGGCAATTCGGCGATCTTCCCCACATCGCCTGCTATCCGGCGCAACTGAACCAGGTCTTTCTGAATCTGCTGAACAACGCACGGCAGGCGATTGTCGGTGACGGAACAATCACGATCAGGACGGAGTCCCTCGGGGACAAGATTCGAATCGCCATTGCAGACACGGGGACCGGTATCAAGCCGGAACATTTGTCGCGGATTTTCGAGCCGGGGTTTACGACCAAAGGAGTCGGCATCGGTACGGGACTCGGCCTGTCCATCTGCCGCTCCATCATTGAAAAGCACCACGGGACGATGGAAGTCCACAGCGAAATCGGTCGGGGCACGACTTTCACGATCACCCTGCCGACCGATCTCGATACGAGGATAGGCTGA
- a CDS encoding PAS domain S-box protein, translating into MTRITILYIEADAVERGVTSRRLRARGFRVITAPSGARGLAKFDPDAIAAVLCDLNLPDRNGLDVLARMKERGPEVPVIVLTAHGSVSHARDAIRRGAYHFILKPLEINDLEITIYQAIEDARLHRELTDYSRDLERRISERTERLEFANRQLAALNNVSNRFSQVYREDELLDLIPELMTSSLDFDRSMLFLVDDGALRLRSLCWPFDPPDRIEHFKRNVLDEHMPRPPHVMESYAENRTVFIEDLNADPRWPREPNRVIRTKALVITPVRVHGTPIGVIIGNMQYHDRAMDDQDIARVEMYATLAGSALENIRAYQTLEQAVAERTSDLQRLNRELEDRAAHLEQHRAQLAQTNARLQALIDTSFSAIVMVDHQGTVITTNLGVTEFFGIDAAELIGQPVRTFHCRAESRFEHREHYRELIMRLADTPDDLSQEVFEPDTLYQRAFTLLEPVRRVVSVYSFSVTGQDATDHGRVWVYTDITRAKQADEQLRIIIDASPVPTIVSSIETGRIIYANDHLGALVGLSARELIGQRSPDFYARPEDRSQVIDMLTRDGRVENLEVQLKRVDGTVFWSMFSLNSTVLGGEPVIIGGVYDISQRKHAEQALQAERNFVTAVLDTVGALVVVLDPQGRIVRFNRAAEETSGYRFHEVEGKSLIEVAIADEDKAYIDDLYQAIMSSTGTVHGENDWLTRDGDRRRITWLNTALRTPGGEVEYVVATGIDITEQKEAQRKLQLYREIFDRANDSITIFDRDLKLVERNPAHHIASGIPDRQAVGMHLVEVIGLENVDRIGAAIEQDGAFRGEIMIDLPPREPFPLDLSVFTIEGEAGETLYYVGIGRDITARKRAEEALQRAHDELELRVEQRTAELARVNRDLAESESQNRALLETIPDLMFRLRRDGIYLDYKAPKGSPLQVPREQIVGGHVRDFLPAGLAERTMEAIDRALSTGQMQRLEYELPHEGRQHHFEARLVVSGDDAVLAIVRDITEQRRAEEALQRAHDELEERVQQRTAQLARLNQALSDEVRDRRQAQEELGARLRYEEGLAACSRALLSERGRGDSLDEAIRYLMEAAVVGRAHVFENERDEQGRLFMRLEHDACASGLQPWGAQHEAWRYPYESGLFRWADELGSGRPVAGPVASLPESEAGLLRREGIKSILLVPIMVDGSWYGYIGFDDLVQEREWSQEDVRSLTTGAEMIGIYLERRRVAEALRRSEERFRRLVENAADIIFSVDAEGRITYLSPNFTTATGYAVEEFLGTSLQTVLHERDFPRFSEEFREPYLSGRTPSEVEVRVRHKDGSTRWLSAHGNPLRDGQGNVIDVIGVAHDVTELRRLLQDLERANREIRDTQTQLVQSEKMASLGMLVAGIAHEINTPIGAMSSMHDTLVRAVDKLKKSLDVSSADHAGSRTIVSALAAIDDANRVIANGAERVTTIVKRLRSFARLDEAELKRADIHEGIEDTLTLIHHEIKHHIAIVRNYGPLPPFNHYPGRMNQVFLNLLNNARQAIIGDGTITISTHAEGDTAVIEIADTGAGIQPEHLRRIFDPGFTTKGVGVGTGLGLSICYQIIRDHRGTITAASEPRKGTTFTIRLPMTLDDHIMSKSERG; encoded by the coding sequence ATGACCAGGATCACCATTCTATACATCGAAGCCGATGCCGTGGAGCGGGGCGTAACGTCGCGCCGCCTTCGGGCACGCGGCTTTCGGGTTATCACGGCGCCGTCGGGGGCCAGGGGGCTGGCGAAGTTCGACCCGGACGCAATCGCAGCGGTCCTGTGCGACTTGAACCTCCCTGACCGCAACGGCCTGGATGTGCTCGCCAGGATGAAGGAGCGGGGACCGGAGGTTCCGGTGATCGTCCTGACGGCTCACGGATCGGTGTCGCACGCGCGCGACGCAATCCGACGAGGCGCATACCATTTCATCCTCAAGCCTCTCGAAATCAACGACCTTGAAATTACGATCTATCAGGCGATCGAAGACGCCCGGCTGCATCGCGAACTGACTGATTATTCGCGTGATCTGGAGCGCCGGATTTCGGAACGGACGGAACGGCTGGAGTTCGCCAATCGGCAGCTGGCGGCGCTAAACAACGTTTCGAACCGATTCTCGCAGGTGTATCGTGAGGACGAGCTGCTCGATCTGATACCGGAGCTGATGACGTCCAGTCTCGATTTCGATCGGTCGATGCTGTTTCTCGTGGATGACGGGGCGCTGCGACTTCGGTCACTCTGCTGGCCGTTCGACCCGCCGGATCGTATCGAGCACTTCAAACGCAACGTTCTCGACGAACACATGCCTCGCCCGCCGCATGTGATGGAGAGTTATGCGGAGAACCGGACGGTGTTCATCGAGGACCTGAACGCGGATCCCCGCTGGCCGCGCGAGCCGAATCGCGTCATCCGCACCAAGGCGCTGGTCATAACGCCGGTTCGGGTGCACGGTACGCCGATCGGCGTCATCATCGGCAACATGCAATATCACGACCGGGCCATGGACGACCAGGATATAGCACGGGTCGAGATGTACGCCACGCTGGCCGGATCCGCGCTGGAAAATATCCGCGCCTATCAGACGCTCGAACAGGCGGTGGCGGAGCGTACGTCGGATCTGCAGCGTCTCAACCGCGAGCTGGAAGACCGCGCCGCGCACCTGGAGCAGCACCGCGCGCAGCTGGCGCAGACCAACGCCCGGCTGCAGGCGCTGATCGACACGTCGTTCAGCGCAATCGTCATGGTCGATCATCAGGGGACGGTCATCACCACCAATCTCGGGGTGACCGAGTTCTTCGGCATCGACGCCGCCGAATTGATCGGGCAGCCGGTGCGCACGTTTCACTGCCGGGCCGAGTCGCGGTTCGAGCATCGCGAGCACTATCGCGAGCTTATCATGCGGCTTGCCGATACGCCCGACGATCTCTCGCAGGAGGTGTTCGAGCCGGACACGCTGTACCAGCGCGCATTCACCCTGCTGGAACCGGTGCGCCGCGTCGTTTCCGTCTACAGCTTTTCGGTCACCGGACAGGATGCGACCGACCACGGCCGCGTGTGGGTGTACACGGACATCACACGTGCCAAGCAGGCCGACGAGCAGTTGCGAATCATCATCGACGCGTCGCCGGTACCGACCATCGTAAGCAGTATCGAAACGGGCCGGATCATATACGCCAACGATCATCTGGGCGCCCTGGTCGGTTTGTCGGCGCGAGAATTGATCGGACAGCGCTCACCGGACTTCTACGCCCGGCCTGAAGACCGCAGTCAGGTAATCGACATGCTCACTCGTGACGGCCGGGTGGAGAATTTGGAAGTCCAGCTGAAGCGTGTCGACGGGACCGTGTTCTGGTCGATGTTTTCACTTAACTCGACTGTGCTCGGAGGCGAGCCGGTCATCATCGGCGGCGTGTACGACATATCCCAGCGGAAACACGCGGAGCAGGCGCTGCAGGCCGAGCGCAATTTCGTCACCGCCGTGCTCGACACCGTGGGTGCGTTGGTTGTCGTGCTCGATCCGCAGGGACGAATTGTCCGCTTCAACCGGGCCGCCGAAGAGACGAGCGGTTACCGGTTTCATGAAGTCGAAGGCAAGAGTCTTATCGAGGTTGCCATTGCCGACGAAGACAAAGCGTATATCGACGACCTCTATCAGGCGATCATGTCGTCGACCGGGACGGTTCACGGCGAGAACGACTGGCTCACCCGCGACGGGGACCGCCGCCGGATCACGTGGCTCAATACGGCACTGCGCACTCCCGGCGGTGAAGTCGAGTATGTCGTAGCCACCGGAATCGACATCACGGAGCAAAAAGAGGCCCAGCGCAAGCTGCAGTTATACCGGGAGATTTTCGATCGTGCCAACGACTCGATTACCATTTTCGACCGGGATTTGAAGCTGGTTGAGCGCAACCCCGCACACCACATCGCCTCGGGCATCCCGGACCGGCAGGCGGTGGGGATGCATCTGGTCGAGGTGATTGGGCTGGAAAACGTCGATCGCATCGGCGCGGCGATCGAACAAGACGGTGCGTTTCGCGGAGAGATAATGATCGATCTGCCCCCCCGCGAGCCGTTTCCGCTCGATTTGTCGGTGTTCACGATCGAAGGGGAGGCCGGGGAGACGCTGTATTATGTGGGCATCGGCAGAGACATTACCGCAAGAAAGCGCGCCGAGGAAGCGCTGCAACGAGCCCACGACGAGCTGGAGCTTCGGGTGGAGCAGCGCACGGCCGAACTGGCCCGTGTCAATCGTGATCTGGCGGAGAGCGAGTCGCAGAATCGGGCCCTGCTGGAGACGATTCCGGATTTGATGTTCCGGCTGCGGCGCGATGGCATCTACCTGGATTACAAAGCTCCCAAGGGGAGCCCGCTGCAGGTGCCGCGCGAACAGATCGTCGGCGGCCACGTGCGTGACTTTCTTCCAGCCGGGCTCGCCGAGCGGACCATGGAAGCGATCGACCGTGCCTTGTCGACCGGACAGATGCAGCGGCTGGAATACGAACTGCCGCACGAAGGCAGGCAGCACCACTTTGAGGCGCGCCTTGTCGTGTCGGGCGACGATGCGGTGCTCGCAATCGTGCGCGATATCACCGAACAGCGGCGGGCCGAGGAGGCCCTGCAGCGGGCGCATGACGAACTCGAGGAGCGCGTGCAGCAGCGCACGGCTCAACTGGCGCGACTGAACCAGGCGCTTTCCGACGAAGTGCGAGACCGCCGGCAGGCGCAGGAAGAACTCGGCGCCCGGCTTCGCTACGAGGAAGGCCTGGCGGCGTGTTCGCGGGCGCTGCTTTCCGAGCGAGGTCGAGGCGACTCTCTCGATGAGGCGATTCGCTATCTCATGGAGGCGGCCGTGGTGGGCCGCGCTCACGTGTTCGAGAATGAACGCGACGAGCAGGGCCGCTTGTTCATGCGGCTGGAGCACGACGCGTGCGCGAGCGGCCTGCAGCCGTGGGGAGCGCAGCACGAGGCGTGGCGCTATCCCTATGAATCGGGGTTGTTCCGCTGGGCCGATGAACTCGGCAGCGGAAGACCGGTAGCCGGTCCGGTCGCCTCGTTACCCGAGTCCGAAGCCGGCCTGCTGCGTCGGGAGGGAATCAAATCGATTCTGCTGGTGCCGATCATGGTCGACGGATCGTGGTACGGTTATATCGGGTTCGACGATCTGGTGCAGGAACGCGAGTGGAGCCAGGAGGATGTTCGGTCGCTCACCACCGGCGCGGAAATGATCGGCATCTACCTGGAGCGTCGTCGGGTCGCTGAGGCGCTTCGGAGAAGCGAAGAACGGTTTCGTCGCCTGGTCGAAAACGCCGCGGACATCATCTTCTCGGTGGATGCCGAGGGCCGGATCACGTATTTGTCGCCGAATTTCACCACGGCCACCGGGTATGCGGTCGAGGAATTTCTCGGCACGAGTCTGCAGACGGTGCTTCACGAACGCGATTTCCCGCGCTTCAGCGAGGAATTTCGGGAGCCGTACCTCTCCGGCCGAACGCCCTCGGAAGTCGAAGTGCGGGTGCGGCACAAGGACGGATCGACGCGCTGGTTGTCCGCGCACGGCAATCCGCTCCGGGACGGGCAGGGTAATGTAATCGACGTGATCGGGGTGGCGCATGATGTTACGGAATTGCGCCGCCTGCTGCAGGATCTCGAACGGGCCAACCGCGAGATTCGCGACACGCAGACGCAACTCGTGCAGTCGGAGAAGATGGCGTCGCTGGGTATGCTTGTCGCCGGGATTGCCCACGAAATCAACACGCCGATCGGGGCCATGTCCAGCATGCATGACACGCTGGTCCGCGCGGTGGACAAGCTCAAGAAGAGCCTGGACGTGTCAAGCGCCGATCATGCCGGCAGCCGGACGATTGTCTCCGCGCTGGCTGCGATAGACGACGCCAATCGTGTGATAGCCAACGGGGCCGAGCGGGTGACGACGATCGTCAAACGGCTGCGTAGTTTCGCCCGGTTGGACGAAGCTGAACTCAAGCGCGCGGATATCCACGAGGGTATCGAGGATACGCTGACGCTGATTCATCACGAGATCAAGCACCATATTGCGATTGTGCGCAACTACGGTCCTCTGCCGCCTTTCAACCACTATCCCGGGCGAATGAATCAGGTGTTCCTGAACCTGTTGAACAACGCTCGTCAGGCCATTATCGGGGACGGTACAATAACGATCTCGACGCATGCCGAAGGCGATACTGCGGTTATCGAGATAGCGGACACCGGCGCCGGTATCCAGCCCGAACACCTCCGCCGGATTTTCGACCCGGGGTTCACCACCAAAGGGGTGGGCGTGGGGACCGGGCTGGGACTGTCGATCTGTTATCAGATAATCAGGGACCATCGAGGGACGATCACCGCCGCAAGCGAGCCGCGAAAGGGGACGACCTTTACGATCAGGTTGCCCATGACGCTTGATGATCATATTATGTCGAAAAGTGAGCGTGGATGA